One genomic region from Cryptococcus deuterogattii R265 chromosome 7, complete sequence encodes:
- a CDS encoding SIT4-associating protein/190: MLWRFNLTSTSTLDSLLSREIPPTLEELMDEPDILGECKAQNNKLITFLSREDSVKSLLQWVVAGLDELDQAAAIADSEVLSHAITSPNLYPSYKSPAALVVPGSGPGSPPLNPVKPGENGVHAFVDEKPNGEEEHDEDLSIPGMGQGLRRRSEADDDLHRSKYPATATEILTCNEIWSVSDTIMRNASTLLTPFWDAVLPPIGAVTPTTEGTSSLASSVVMSRQEAGERERARNEFWSEQDEERDRRREVIRGLWMRVNGVLLAKRGSDMIHFIQSLPNVVERIIARISSPAIQALLVTIISSEEAGVLGVIDWLASEDLIPRLLDLLSPQYPSSIHTIVAELIKQIITLCAPSPFNPHGGNAEQQAAQGPTGGRDNRLIRDLVSERSVSVMTGYMLDEVELSDRDWNGINGEGGDASPADPLIVHPLPSIASATSSLTSICVILIEIIRRNNSDFSEPHLFHTLRNKLISVRMQEEMDNREIRHNIEETEQEKDEKERRHMEDALVDMTSKMGIVHLGHLLNVISDRFAQLHQLVLQPRSQRRVASVTNPKPFTLERFRIVEFYAELLHSSNMSILNRTPGTGPVYTEDGILSGGLEGLEALGEAIEDNDNEQTGEISHQEGDDVTPAKELPVSESASGSLTGSDDMESEDEDVLEAINDDATPSPSPGASGLMENAIGADPTITPPLSEEVADRLRGVMETESKLPSSSVASDITSAVPRVPTAASTVSPSVSSDTPELEPKPTPELNPSDDSSETLHFTTAHSPPNIILPPGERLKRQYLSCKVMPAIVDLFFEYPENDFMHSVVYDIFQQVLNGKLSPGSNRDLVVQLMKEAKLVERVLDAQRLNDRLVTQSKSPRLPYMGHLILIAEEIVKFFARCPSDLYDIVKNTFVLSEWEAFVNTSLREAKDRDDKPLAGGKPAHPSPIKSPDDSASDEDDDDEPIEGSMRFGEPLRRTSAKDGFAPRGEFDAYADHDENGDGDDEEAMDRYWKSSGLGLSRQRAADSSDDDDDADWLQPPANSWGASGGDEDDFGAWETGETRPASDEFEDDAWGNFTSAPSNNNSENPFGDDNFAPSVVRTEPLQQKGDEPLTPLDWAEQFDRAFREGGGDDVPAPVSDDGEGEQSEVEEGGDVVPIMMPSLEDDDEEDVSTAMSGSMELSMSAGTSSWTFEGDDAGVDLPLAESPYTSHASGPAPPLNLSASPGDRSSSSTSVDAFSTSSSDSTVTITASAAATPAPIPDRHNSMSHSRHNSLSGSWGHRPHPGHPITSTSPSASSTSSHASSSSSPTSPSKVQRWGEAFSPPDPALIAAATEESPLGPGVSPDTRITRDGMLEREVDGQSITVPQDEIVEAIERNADDIEELENQEVLSRSIGSI; the protein is encoded by the exons ATGCTTTGGCGATTCAACTTGACGTCGACATCCACGCTGGACTCTCTGTTGTCGCGCGAGATACCACCTACTCTGGAAGAGCTTATGGATGAGCCCGACATATTGGGCGAGTGCAAAGCGCAGAACAACAA ACTTATTACTTTCCTGTCTCGCGAAGACTCTGTCAAATCTCTGCTTCAATGGGTCGTTGCTGGTCTCGATGAACTTGATCAAGCAGCTGCTATTGCAGACTCGGAAGTCCTGTCTCATGCGATCACTTCACCAAACCTATATCCTTCTTACAAGTCACCAGCAGCTCTAGTGGTCCCTGGATCAGGTCCTGGAAGCCCGCCCCTAAACCCTGTGAAACCAGGAGAAAACGGTGTGCATGCTTTTGTCGATGAGAAGCCaaatggtgaagaagaacatgaCGAGGATCTATCTATTCCTGGGATGGGACAGGggctgaggagaaggagtgaaGCCGACGATGATCTACATCGATCAAA ATACCCAGCAACGGCCACTGAGATTCTCACTTGTAATGAGATATGGTCTGTGTCAGATACGATCATGCGCAACGCCAGTACTCTTCTCACACCTTTCTGGGACGCAGTTTTGCCTCCGATAGGAGCAGTAACTCCGACAACGGAGGGAACATCGTCTTTGGCAAGCTCTGTAGTGATGTCGAGACAGGAAGCTGGAGAGCGTGAAAGGGCGAGAAATGAGTTCTGGTCTGAGcaagacgaagaaagagatagaCGAAGAGAGGTCATCAGAGGTCTGTGGATGCGAGTGAATGGGGTGCTGTTGGCTAAGCGAGGTTCAGAC ATGATCCATTTCATTCAGTCCCTTCCCAATGTCGTCGAGCGTATCATTGCTCGTatatcttctcctgctaTTCAAGCCCTTCTCGTGACCATTATCTCGAGCGAAGAAGCGGGCGTTCTGGGGGTTATTGATTGGCTTGCTTCGGAAGATTTGATACCTCGGCTacttgatcttctttccccgcAATACCCTTCGTCTATACATACCATCGTCGCTGAGTTAATCAAGCAAATCATTACCCTATGCgcgccttctcccttcaATCCGCATGGAGGAAACGCTGAGCAACAGGCAGCTCAGGGTCCTACAGGAGGTAGAGATAATCGTTTAATACGAGACCTTGTCAGCGAACGGAGCGTAAGCGTAATGACCGGGTACATGCTGGACGAGGTAGAACTGTCAGATCGAGACTGGAATGGTATCAATGGTGAAGGGGGAGATGCTTCGCCTGCCGATCCTCTCATCGTCCACCCCTTGCCTTCGATTGCGTCTGCCACATCTTCCCTCACCAGTATTTGTGTCATCTTGATCGAAATCATTCGGCGTAACAATTCTGATTTTTCCGAGCCGCATCTCTTTCACACCCTGCGTAACAAATTAATATCTGTGCGGATgcaggaggagatggacaaTCGAGAAATTCGGCACAACATTGAAGAGACggagcaagagaaggatgagaaggagagacgTCATATGGAGGATGCTTTAGTGGACATGACGTCCAAGATGGGGATAGTACACCTTGGCCATTTATTGAACGTCATCAGCGACCGATTTGCTCAATTGCATCAGCTGGTACTGCAGCCTCGTTCTCAG CGACGAGTCGCTTCTGTCACCAATCCTAAACCTTTCACCCTTGAACGTTTCCGCATAGTTGAATTTTACGCTGAACTGCTACATTCCTCGAACATGTCAATCCTCAACCGTACCCCTGGCACTGGACCGGTTTACACCGAGGACGGTATACTTTCTGGTGGCCTTGAAGGACTTGAAGCGCTTGGCGAGGCCATTGAAGACAATGACAATGAACAGACTGGCGAGATTTCTCATCAAGAGGGGGACGACGTAACTCCAGCTAAGGAATTGCCCGTGAGCGAATCAGCTTCGGGAAGCTTGACCGGAAGTGACGACATGgaaagtgaggatgaggatgtgtTAGAAGCGATCAATGATGATGCCACGCCATCGCCGTCCCCTGGCGCCTCGGGTCTCATGGAAAATGCAATCGGCGCTGATCCAACGATCACTCCGCCGCTGTCAGAGGAAGTCGCTGATCGTCTGAGAGGGGTCATGGAAACTGAGTCAAAgcttccctcctcatccgTCGCCTCCGATATCACTTCCGCGGTACCCCGCGTCCCCACAGCAGCATCCACTGTCAGCCCTTCTGTCTCTTCGGATACTCCTGAGCTAGAGCCCAAACCCACCCCTGAGTTGAATCCATCAGACGACAGCAGTGAAACGCTACATTTCACCACAGCACACTCTCCGCCAAATATAATACTTCCTCCCGGTGAACGGCTGAAGAGGCAGTACTTGTCCTGCAAGGTCATGCCTGCGATCGTCGACTTATTCTTTGAGTATCCGGAGAACGATTTCATGCACAGTGTTGTGTATGATATCTTCCAACAGGTGCTCAACGGGAAGTTGTCCCCCGGTTCCAATAGGGATTTAGTGGTACAACTGATGAAGGAGGCCAAATTGGTTGAAAGGGTATTGGACGCGCAAAGGCTCAATGACAGATTAGTCACCCAGTCGAAATCACCTAGGTTACCTTACATGGGGcatctcattctcattgCCGAAGAAATTGTCAAGTTCTTTGCGCGCTGTCCATCTGATCTCTATGACATTGTCAAAAACACGTTTGTCCTTTCTGAATGGGAAGCTTTCGTGAATACCTCTTTGCGTGAAGCTAAGGATCGCGACGACAAGCCTCTTGCTGGCGGTAAACCTGCTCACCCATCGCCCATCAAGAGTCCTGACGACTCCGCgagtgatgaagatgacgatgatgaaccGATAGAGGGATCTATGAGATTTGGGGAGCCACTGAGAAGAACTTCGGCGAAAGACGGATTCGCGCCGAGGGGAGAGTTTGATGCGTATGCTGATcatgatgagaatggagatggagacgatgaggaggcCATGGATAGA TACTGGAAGAGCTCTGGATTAGGGTTGAGTAGACAAAGAGCCGCAGATTCttcggatgatgatgacgatgccGACTGGTTGCAACCTCCTGCCAATTCATGGGGTGCTAGTGGCGGCGATGAGGACGATTTTGGA GCCTGGGAAACTGGGGAAACAAGGCCGGCTTCtgatgagtttgaagaCGATGCATGGGGAAACTTCACTTCGGCACCTTCAAATAACAATTCAGAGAACCCCTTCGGCGATGATAATTTTGCTCCTTCTGTCGTCCGCACAGAACCACTGCAGCAGAAGGGTGACGAACCTCTGACTCCTTTGGATTGGGCGGAGCAATTTGATCGAGCGTTCagagaaggcggaggagacGATGTACCCGCTCCTGTATcggatgatggtgagggTGAACAAAGcgaagtggaggagggcggGGACGTCGTGCCCATTATGATGCCGAGCCTggaggacgacgatgaagaagatgtatCTACGGCGATGAGTGGGAGCATGGAACTTTCCATGTCCGCTGGTACGAGTTCGTGGACGTTTGAGGGAGATGACGCCGGCGTAGACTTGCCACTTGCGGAATCCCCTTACACCTCACATGCCTCTGGACCAGCTCCACCCCTGAATCTTTCTGCTTCACCAGGTGACCGGTCAAGTTCATCAACATCGGTTGACGCGTTTTCtacttcctcctccgaTTCGACCGTGACAATTACCGCTAGTGCTGCAGCCACGCCCGCTCCTATCCCCGACCGGCACAACTCCATGTCACATTCTCGACACAATTCCCTTTCTGGGTCATGGGGTCACCGACCTCATCCTGGCCATCCCATCACTTCGACTTCCCCGTCTGCAAGCTCTACCTCTTCGcatgcttcttcttcttcgtctcctACTTCGCCTAGTAAAGTTCAGCGATGGGGTGAGGCGTTCTCACCTCCTGATCCGGCTCTCATAGCAGCTGCGACAGAAGAAAGTCCGCTAGGTCCTGGTGTGAGCCCTGATACAAGAATTACGAGAGATGGGATgttggaaagagaggtCGACGGCCAGTCAATTACCGTGCCTCAAGACGAGATAGTGGAGGCAATCGAACGGAATGCCGATGATATAGAGGAGTTGGAGAATCAGGAGGTGCTTAGCCGGTCGATTGGATCAATATGA
- a CDS encoding mitochondrial protein: protein MSFFRPATTSSAALTFSPSICSTSRSIQRCRCLSTTSIALSGHNRWSKIRHRKGAADQQRSALFAKLGKEIVISMRPPASADPAFNSRLATALQRAKEQGLTKQGIENAMARARAVAEGSGQSVIYEAVASGGKVAFMVECVTQNPARLVKRVKELLSKNGARTSPVAFLFEKKGSITLTPNGEGAGYEHLFDLAVEAGAEDVREVEGEDGGVEFEVITTPSDLSSITSTLQSNPAYSLQSSDLVFLPNDPLKVLEEGEEGEGITEETMESVMRLVDTLEEENEVVKVWTNLEE from the exons ATGTCCTTCTTTCGCCCAGCAACGACCTCTTCAGCGGCGCTCACCTTTAGCCCCTCTATATGCTCCACTTCCAGGTCAATTCAGCGATGCCGCTGTCTATCCACCACTTCCATCGCCCTTTCAGGTCACAACCGATGGTCCAAGATCAGACATCGCAAAGGTGCTGCTGATCAGCAGCGCAGTGCCCTCTTTGCAAAGCTAGGTAAA GAAATAGTGATCTCAATGCGACCACCTGCATCTGCAGACCCTGCCTTCAACTCAAGATTAGCAACTGCTTTGCAAAGAGCCAAAGAGCAGGGTCTGACCAAACAAGGAATTGAGAATGCTATGGCTAGA GCAAGGGCAGTGGCAGAAGGGTCAGGACAAAGTGTCATTTACGAAGCTGTAGCTTCAGGAGGCAAAGTTGCTTTTATGGT CGAATGCGTTACCCAGAATCCCGCTCGACTCGTCAAGCGTGTCAAGGAGTTACTGTCCAAGAACGGAGCTCGTACTTCCCCAGTAGCATTTTTATTCGAAAAAAAGGGATCTATCACTCTTACGCccaatggagaaggagcaggatACGAGCACTTGTTTGACCTTGCAGTCGAGGCCGGGGCAGAGGACGTCagagaagtggaaggtgaagatggaggcgTTGAGTTTGAG GTCATCACCACGCCTTCAGACCTTTCATCCATAACATCAACTCTTCAGTCAAACCCAGCTTATTCTTTACAGTCATCTGACCTCGTATTTCTCCCCAATGACCCATTAAAAGTCCtcgaagaaggtgaagaaggcgagggtATAACGGAAGAGACAATGGAGAGCGTTATGAGACTGGTGGATAccttggaggaggagaatgaagtgGTTAAGGTGTGGACAAATTTGGAAGAGTAG